The proteins below come from a single Erythrobacter sp. SG61-1L genomic window:
- a CDS encoding phospholipase C, phosphocholine-specific: protein MVKNNRRDFLKGIGTLGAASAFPLSIERALALPAKRVSGTIRDVKHIVILMQENRSFDHYFGTMKGVRGFGDRHTVPLPGGRSVWEQHNGARVLPPFWLDTEKTNGMKVPGTPHSFSDAQAAWNQGSFGMWPKFKTDYSMGYYKREDIPFQFALAEAFTICDAYHCSITTGTDPNRIVFWSGSNFDPAEQAAGRNCREDKSEPNNLRCWIKGSLPEPGYTYAGNDLEWQTIPEVLEQHGVDWRIYQDPNDNWTGAMHGGLAFRGFRNCKPGEPLYERGMKHWSLEQLEQDVLDDTLPAVSWVLPPKEWSEHPSASTPIEGAEYTARILDALTANPDVWASTVFFQTFDENDGLFDHLPPPAPPSYNLDGTLAGKSTFPLDGEYFDDHEDKYTSRDDNVSGTTRPFGLGPRVPLYVVSPWSKGGWVSSETFDHTSVGRFLEQRFGVTIPAISPWHRKMCGDLTSCFDFSMEGDAAFPALPDASGSVAVLAEHLKRPKILPPRADEGLFQEEGLRRARPLPYVLHVDARAAGKAITLGFINDGKVGTTFHVYDKLHLDRIPRRYCVEAGKALSDEWAIDPAQGADLLVLGPNGFMRSFTARAGAALPAFTARYDTAGQSVGLTLENATQGDLALTLGNDLYGANPRKQLALAQGKKANASWPTSQSHGWYDFTIDAEGWTIRLAGRIEDGKPGMSDPLMRA from the coding sequence GTGGTGAAGAACAACAGGCGCGATTTTCTGAAAGGCATCGGCACGCTGGGCGCCGCCTCCGCCTTTCCGCTCAGCATCGAACGGGCACTGGCCCTGCCTGCCAAGCGCGTATCGGGCACTATCAGGGATGTGAAACACATCGTGATCCTGATGCAGGAAAACCGCAGCTTCGATCACTATTTCGGCACAATGAAAGGCGTTCGCGGCTTTGGTGACCGGCACACCGTGCCGCTACCTGGTGGACGCAGCGTGTGGGAACAGCATAATGGCGCGCGCGTGCTACCGCCCTTCTGGCTGGACACGGAAAAGACCAACGGCATGAAAGTGCCCGGCACGCCGCACAGCTTTTCCGACGCACAGGCAGCATGGAACCAGGGCAGCTTCGGCATGTGGCCCAAGTTCAAGACCGACTATTCCATGGGCTATTACAAGCGCGAGGACATCCCCTTCCAGTTCGCGCTGGCAGAGGCCTTCACCATTTGTGACGCCTATCACTGCTCCATCACCACCGGCACCGATCCCAACCGGATCGTGTTCTGGTCCGGCTCCAACTTCGACCCGGCCGAACAGGCCGCAGGCCGCAATTGCCGCGAGGACAAGTCCGAGCCGAACAATCTGCGCTGCTGGATCAAGGGGTCATTGCCCGAACCGGGCTACACCTATGCCGGTAACGATCTGGAATGGCAGACCATCCCCGAAGTGCTGGAACAGCACGGGGTGGACTGGCGCATCTATCAGGACCCGAACGATAACTGGACCGGCGCGATGCATGGCGGGCTGGCCTTCCGTGGCTTCCGCAACTGCAAGCCGGGCGAACCACTTTACGAGCGCGGGATGAAGCACTGGTCGCTCGAACAACTGGAACAGGACGTGCTGGACGACACCCTGCCCGCCGTATCCTGGGTGCTGCCGCCAAAGGAATGGTCGGAACACCCGTCGGCCTCCACTCCCATCGAAGGCGCGGAATATACCGCCCGCATTCTCGACGCGCTCACTGCCAATCCGGATGTCTGGGCCAGCACTGTCTTCTTCCAGACCTTCGACGAGAATGACGGGCTATTCGACCATCTGCCCCCGCCCGCCCCGCCTTCCTACAATCTCGATGGCACGCTGGCCGGCAAATCGACCTTCCCGCTGGACGGCGAATATTTCGACGACCACGAAGACAAATATACCTCGCGCGACGACAATGTCTCCGGCACCACCCGCCCTTTCGGCCTCGGGCCGCGCGTTCCGCTCTATGTCGTCTCCCCCTGGAGCAAGGGCGGCTGGGTAAGTTCGGAGACATTCGACCATACCTCGGTCGGCCGCTTCCTCGAGCAGCGCTTCGGCGTGACCATCCCGGCAATCAGCCCGTGGCACCGAAAGATGTGCGGCGACCTGACATCCTGCTTCGATTTCAGCATGGAAGGCGATGCCGCCTTCCCCGCCCTGCCCGATGCAAGCGGTTCGGTGGCGGTGCTGGCCGAGCACCTCAAGCGCCCCAAGATCCTGCCCCCGCGCGCGGATGAAGGGCTGTTTCAGGAAGAAGGCCTGCGCCGTGCGCGCCCGCTGCCCTATGTGCTGCATGTCGACGCAAGGGCCGCCGGCAAGGCGATCACGCTCGGCTTCATCAACGATGGCAAGGTGGGTACCACCTTCCACGTCTATGACAAGCTCCACCTCGACCGCATCCCGCGCCGCTATTGCGTGGAAGCGGGCAAGGCGCTGAGCGACGAATGGGCGATCGACCCGGCACAGGGTGCGGACCTGCTGGTGCTTGGCCCCAACGGCTTCATGCGTTCCTTCACCGCACGTGCCGGCGCCGCCCTGCCCGCCTTCACTGCACGCTACGATACAGCAGGCCAGTCGGTCGGCCTGACGCTGGAAAACGCCACACAAGGCGATCTCGCCCTGACGCTGGGCAATGATCTGTACGGTGCGAACCCGCGCAAGCAGCTTGCGCTGGCACAAGGAAAGAAAGCCAACGCCAGCTGGCCCACCTCGCAGAGCCATGGCTGGTACGATTTCACTATCGACGCGGAAGGCTGGACCATCCGCCTCGCGGGCCGCATCGAAGACGGTAAACCGGGCATGAGCGATCCGCTAATGCGGGCCTGA
- the phnE gene encoding phosphonate ABC transporter, permease protein PhnE: MTVASLRSQAWAYPQPFGTKTVLIVIAALALLFFTGQRVEVGKMLSLTGTALLEKTGVANNSGAGEGLGNVMDRLFPIQISDRQDVARMEHFDPGHLPPFAYLEEVRSTEQTLNPATLQLEARPVTKTYLVRPLGYVGHVAIKILETLEIALWGTLVGIVLGLPLAMLGARNITRQGGVRFLARSVVSFLRAVPELISALFLVIAYGFGPIAGFMALGLHAAGALGKFYADDMENADPRPQEALAAIGAGQLAIWRLSVLPQVMPQFIGATLYVLDRNVRMATVIGLVGGGGIGQELKGRYDMFEYGHVGTILIAIFLVVLVLDHISARLRRRFL; the protein is encoded by the coding sequence ATGACTGTCGCCTCCCTCCGCTCGCAGGCATGGGCCTATCCGCAGCCCTTCGGCACGAAGACCGTGCTGATCGTCATCGCCGCACTGGCCCTGTTGTTCTTCACCGGGCAGCGCGTGGAAGTCGGCAAGATGCTGTCACTCACCGGCACTGCCCTGCTCGAAAAGACGGGGGTGGCGAACAATTCGGGGGCCGGCGAGGGTCTGGGCAATGTGATGGACCGGCTGTTCCCGATCCAGATTTCCGATCGGCAGGACGTGGCCCGGATGGAGCACTTCGATCCCGGCCATCTGCCGCCCTTTGCCTATCTGGAAGAAGTCCGCTCCACCGAACAGACGCTCAACCCGGCCACGCTGCAGCTTGAGGCCAGGCCCGTCACGAAGACCTATCTGGTCCGGCCGCTGGGCTATGTGGGCCATGTCGCGATCAAGATTCTCGAGACGCTGGAAATCGCCCTGTGGGGCACGCTGGTGGGCATAGTGCTCGGCCTGCCGCTGGCCATGCTGGGCGCGCGCAACATCACCCGGCAAGGCGGCGTTCGTTTCCTTGCCCGCTCTGTGGTCAGCTTCCTGCGCGCGGTGCCGGAACTGATCAGCGCGCTGTTTCTGGTGATTGCCTATGGTTTCGGGCCGATTGCGGGCTTCATGGCGCTGGGCCTTCACGCCGCAGGCGCGCTGGGCAAGTTCTATGCCGACGACATGGAAAATGCCGATCCGCGCCCGCAAGAGGCGCTAGCGGCCATCGGCGCGGGCCAGCTGGCCATCTGGCGCCTGTCCGTGCTGCCGCAGGTGATGCCGCAATTCATCGGCGCGACGCTCTACGTGCTCGACCGCAATGTCCGCATGGCCACCGTTATCGGCCTCGTGGGCGGTGGCGGCATCGGGCAGGAGTTGAAGGGTCGCTATGACATGTTCGAATATGGCCATGTCGGCACGATCCTGATCGCCATCTTCCTTGTCGTGCTTGTGCTGGACCACATTTCGGCCCGGCTGAGGCGACGCTTCCTCTGA
- a CDS encoding phosphonate ABC transporter ATP-binding protein — protein sequence MSAAGLDIRFEGLAKCWPDGTRALDTVDLAVPAGQFCVLLGHSGAGKSTLLRCVNGLETPSEGRVLIGGQEVDRRSLPGLRRRIAMVHQHFGLVSRSSGAANVMAGAVARLPLWRVLTGLYPEALKRKACALLEAVGLEEAHLRRRAEQLSGGQQQRLGLARAFMADPAIILADEPVASLDPALGREVLELLKAQAREHGTTVLCSLHQLDLARAFADRIVALHRGRVIFDGPPDALCERDLAVIYARAEPAAQADTAPLPLPLKEAV from the coding sequence GTGAGTGCCGCCGGTCTCGACATAAGGTTCGAAGGGCTGGCCAAGTGCTGGCCCGACGGCACGCGTGCATTGGATACCGTCGACCTGGCAGTTCCCGCCGGGCAGTTCTGCGTGCTGCTGGGCCATTCCGGCGCGGGCAAATCCACTCTGCTGCGCTGTGTGAACGGGCTGGAAACGCCGAGCGAGGGCCGCGTGCTGATCGGCGGGCAGGAAGTCGATCGACGGTCCCTGCCCGGCCTGCGCCGCCGCATCGCCATGGTTCACCAGCATTTCGGCCTCGTCTCGAGATCGAGCGGGGCGGCCAATGTGATGGCCGGCGCGGTTGCTCGGCTTCCACTCTGGCGCGTGCTGACGGGCCTTTATCCTGAAGCCCTGAAGCGCAAGGCCTGTGCCTTGCTGGAGGCGGTCGGCCTGGAAGAGGCGCATCTGCGCCGCCGGGCCGAACAGCTTTCCGGCGGGCAGCAGCAGCGTCTCGGCCTTGCCCGTGCCTTCATGGCCGATCCGGCGATCATTCTGGCGGACGAGCCGGTGGCCAGCCTCGACCCTGCGCTTGGCCGCGAAGTTCTGGAACTGCTCAAGGCGCAGGCGCGCGAACATGGCACCACGGTGCTGTGCAGCCTGCACCAGCTCGATCTGGCACGCGCCTTTGCCGACCGGATCGTGGCGCTGCATCGCGGCCGGGTGATCTTCGACGGGCCGCCCGATGCGCTGTGCGAACGCGATCTGGCGGTAATCTACGCAAGGGCGGAACCTGCAGCGCAAGCCGATACGGCACCTCTGCCACTGCCGCTGAAGGAGGCCGTATGA
- a CDS encoding phosphate/phosphite/phosphonate ABC transporter substrate-binding protein, with the protein MKLKLKKALQGIFALALLGLAACSDQGGEAEKHPLQVLLIPADGGTESGTLADYRPIFDAVGKSSGIDFDLKVAQSYGAVVEALCSGNADIAFVGPVTYLQAKERDCAQLLAVGVKDGQSIYYAGIFARKDSPIRTIADLKGRSAAFGDVNSTSSFAYPLAMMIEAGVDPVKDLSALRLTGSHANSLAALIEGRVDAAALSFDSYDKAVREGVPGATDVKVIARSEPIPYPPLVVNSRLPEETKAKLRNAFEGVAKAPGIKPEMIRGYAGAKLDGYDAHFPPEKFDGAARKLALVTDEMKGEILKKASER; encoded by the coding sequence ATGAAACTCAAGTTGAAGAAAGCTTTGCAGGGCATTTTTGCGCTGGCGCTGTTGGGCCTTGCGGCCTGTTCCGACCAGGGCGGCGAGGCGGAGAAACACCCGCTGCAGGTGCTGCTCATACCGGCCGATGGCGGCACGGAAAGCGGCACTCTGGCCGATTACCGCCCGATCTTCGACGCAGTCGGCAAAAGCTCCGGGATCGATTTCGATCTCAAGGTAGCTCAATCCTACGGCGCCGTGGTGGAGGCCCTGTGCAGTGGCAATGCCGACATCGCCTTTGTCGGCCCGGTCACTTATCTTCAGGCCAAAGAGCGCGATTGCGCCCAGCTTCTCGCCGTGGGCGTGAAGGACGGGCAATCGATCTATTATGCAGGCATCTTCGCCCGCAAGGATTCCCCGATCCGCACGATTGCCGATCTGAAGGGCAGGAGCGCCGCCTTCGGCGATGTGAACTCCACCTCGTCCTTCGCCTATCCGCTGGCCATGATGATCGAAGCCGGGGTCGATCCGGTGAAGGATCTTTCCGCCCTTCGCCTCACCGGCAGCCATGCTAACAGCCTTGCCGCGCTGATCGAGGGCCGCGTCGATGCCGCCGCACTGTCGTTCGATTCCTATGACAAGGCCGTGCGCGAAGGTGTGCCCGGCGCAACGGATGTGAAGGTAATCGCCCGCAGCGAGCCGATCCCTTATCCGCCGCTGGTGGTGAACAGCCGCCTGCCGGAAGAAACCAAGGCCAAACTGCGCAATGCCTTCGAAGGCGTTGCCAAGGCGCCGGGCATCAAGCCCGAAATGATCCGCGGCTATGCCGGGGCCAAGCTTGATGGCTACGACGCCCATTTCCCGCCCGAAAAGTTCGACGGTGCTGCGCGCAAACTGGCGCTGGTGACCGACGAGATGAAGGGCGAGATCCTGAAAAAGGCCTCCGAACGGTGA